Part of the Trichoderma asperellum chromosome 1, complete sequence genome is shown below.
ATCGGGGTGTTGTATATCGAATGGGAGCTAACTCACCATGCATGGTCTCACCCAAACCAGCGAAGAGACGGTCAGCATGGCTGTCGACTTTGTGAATGGTGACGTCGGCGTGGCCGTATTCTGCACAAGTTGTTAGAAAATGTATTTTGGAGTCATGGATAAATCCAAACCTCGAGCTGTTCCACGAGCAACGTTCTGAGAGTTTGTCTGCCAAGCAATTTCCTGCACGCGGTCAGTCACAATAGTGGAATGACAGGGGAAATGGTGAAACTCACCTGGCAACCATAGCTACATTCGCAGAATTAGTGCTACGCCTATGATGGGGCTTAAATGGAGTCATACCAGATGCCTCTATAAATCCATGTCAGTCAAAGTACATTTCTCCCACTAAGAGTTTTCAAGGCACTCACAAAATGGGAACACCAAGTTCAAAGACGGCAGGATCAACATCTTTCATGAATTAGTAAGATTTGTAGACCAGATGTGGAGGATAGGGATCTTACGAGGCGAGCCTTCATCGTAAACAGACGAGGGACCTATCGAGTTTGTTAGAATAAAACATGGAGTAGTACCCAGAAAGATTCCTACCTCCAGATAAGACGATGCCCTTGGGCTTCCAGGGTAGCTCGGCGAGCTTGGCAGTGCAGGGCAACATCTCAGCGTACACACTGAGAGCCCGCAAGCGTCGGAGGATGAGGTGCGAGGTTTGGCTGCCAAAATCCAACACCAAGATGGTCTGTAACGAATCGAATCAGTCCAGCACGTGTGTAGCGGCTGTTGGTGCTACCGGGGTAGGCCAAAAAGACTGCAACTTGGGAATTTACACACGTCGAAATGGTTGTGAGGCGCCTCGGCATCGGTATCGGTGGCCATCTTGTCTAATTGCTGCAGCCCAAGGATGAACTTTGGATTGATTGAAGGCTGGAAAAAATTTGGGTGACCCCTCCATCTTccatattaaagatttactATCTTATACTATCTTATCTTATCTTATCTTATCGCTGAAGAACCCCACTCGATACGCCCAGTATGTATTGACCATGCCGCTGTCGAGTTCCCGTATAACATGTGCCAAGCTCTCTCGACAATTCACCATCTAATTCAAATTTCACCTCTTTTCACCACAGCATCGCACTGTCCTGGTACGACTTCTTCTACACTCGTTTACAATGGAGGCCACATCCGGGGCGATATCCCTAGCCCTATCGAAGGGGGGATTCTACTCCCAGATGGCGGAGTCAGACCCGCGCCGACCTTTCAGCCACTTTTCGACTATCTTGAAGACTTCGCTGCCAGGAATGGCTTTAGCATAATGAAAATAAACGGCGTGCAGATACACAAACGCCACGGTATGCCTACATGGAATTCCTATGTCCTTGCCTGTACGGGTGTCAATGCACGGTACAAGCATCATGACTGTCCGTGGAAGGGTCTTGTCACTTGCCGATTGAATGGAGGTGGACATTTCAGTTGACTAGTCGATCCCACCCACAATCACCCTCCGCTACCCACTTTAGTTACGCTAAACAGATCCTCTGATTTCGAGTTGGTCATTCCCACGCTGTTTTCTATTAGTAGGTGAAATGACTGACGCCCTCAGGCAAGGTACTCCGGCTAGCAATGTCCTCCCTGCTTAGGAAACGGACAACATTCTTGGAATTGATCCTCTCACAATCGAATGGGTGCACACGCAAAATATCTCACTATTGCACCGGATGCAAGCCGTGCTTCAACGGCCCGGTCAACGGCTGGAGCGCTTAAAACAAAGAGCCCCAGCGATACCGAGGAGGGATCCCGTTTCTTCAGCGACTGATCATAGCATTCAGGGCATGGCTGAAAGCAGTGCAGGAAGAGGCTCAGCTTGCGAAGGTAATTTGAAGAGCTGTCGCACTCCTGCATTTTCTCGGCGTTCCTAATCTCCCGAAGGCAAACTCGTTATATTACAGCTTATGCACTAGCTTCGACTGATGCTTTCTTGGCCCTCCGACTTCTCTTGGCAACGGTTTCACCAGCTTCCTATTGAGTGTGATACCTTCAAGAAAGACAGCAAAGGGGATTTTCAGATACTCAAGACTTAGGCCTCGTATTCTCTGAACTTATTATGAAAGGGCCTTATTGAGAGAATCATTGAGAGGCGAGGTATGTTTTCAAGGGGCTGATGGTAGGTTTAGAGTTagaaaaatgcaaaaaaatAACATAAGATATGACTTATATTTGAGAAAAACGACTTGCAAATGACGTTGGTTGTCATTTGAAGAGCAACTCGCTCGAGTAGATGTCGGCTATAGAAACTTCTATCTCTGAACCTCGTATAGGAATGTACGAAGCATTTTATGCTTGATGTGATTGCTCAAAGACAGTACATCTCTCTGAATACTCGATTTCGGCGACTGAGAAAGCATTTTGATGAATAGAGCCGGCGTGGATAAAGCAGGTAAAGCATTACTGGAGGCAAATTACTACTGTCTCAAGCTCAATACGAGTAATGACTACATTGATAGAAGGCCAGAGTCGACGGGATCACTATGAGTCTGTATCAAAAAAATGGTGCTATTTTGATTTGGGCTGAACACAGGCTTTTCAGAATCCACATAAAGTGCCTCCATTCTGAGATTCACCTGGCCCAAGGCGGTACTCGACAAGCTCTCGCAATCCCTGCCCATCAGACAGTAGCCCACCAAAGATTTGTAGAGCGTTTGGGTGAATCTTGTTCTCCCATATGTATGCATTACCCATGAAGCCCTATCCCCTTGATCTTGACAAGGCCCTCCAATAAAGCCTCCTCATCCGCCATATATAGAAGCGTACAGTCATCCCTATCTGCCTTTTCTAGAGAATCTTCTGGGAGCTCGCCAGTGGGAGATTTTTGCTTCTGCCTCCAGTCCCAATCCTCAGCGTCTTCAATTACACTCATTGGTTGCGTGTCTACCAGAAGTGGGATGCGCTGCATGACCTGAGACAAACTAGATCCATCGTAACGTGTCCGATCATTCAGCTCTCCGTATTCTGCAATTGCACCCCGGTCAATGTTCGTACGCCTCGTTTAGATCCTCTCGGTAGCATGTTCGGACAAAAACTGGTTTCCATCGGGTGATGTGGGCATCGGCACAAATTATTCGCTCTTGAGTCGTCTGAAACGGCGCCAAACACCGTGAAATCTCATCTGAAGAAGGCGTCACACTGCTAATAGGGTTATCTAAGTTGTTATAGACCTCAACATGATACGGCTAGGGGCGATGCCACATCTATGTTAGCTCACATCACTGCAGCCGGTTAGTGGTCAGATTGGAGACACACAAATCGCCCAAGAGGAGTCAGCTTCCAGTATCTATGCACTAGAGTCTCCCATTGCTGGCCATCTTGATCACGGGATGGTTCATATCTCCAATGTTTCTGTAAGAAAGAGTCAGACGGAACAATCGGATGGCATCATGCGACATACAAGAACAAACACATCAAACGGAAGAGATCTGTATCGAGCTTCGGGGGTAAGCTGAGTACCCATGAGCAAGATGAATTGAGGGAAAATACGTGCACGTTGTTGATAGTAGCTGGTTCTCACTATGGCCGGGACATCTAGGTTAGTATATGTATAGGTAGGTTTTGAAGTGAAACAACGTCGATTTCAACTTCAATGGCTTCCTGGGCAACTGGCATAATTAACTGCCTCATAACTTGGCCTATAATAACGCTAGTGCCGATAAATGGTGCTCACTTGGCGCTTGCTGTGTTATATAATGAATAGGCACGGTTAAAGAAGAACCAATACTTGGTTTTAATGACAGATTACTTGTATACTTCTGTAATCACGGAGACTGTTGTCTCCAGGAATATGTAATTGCCTTTATTGTAatatgatttttttttctcatttctcttttctttgttgcaGTGACCCAATGCTTAACTCTAGACAGTGACTCTAGCCTATTTTTAGTATGTATCCTTAGATCTGATAGGAACGTccagcttttatatatatgtagcTTCGATTTTCTCAATGAACGCCCTGAAGCGAACACACATCTAGTGTATGACAGGTTGTGAAACCTTGCAGCAGAGCAGTCACATGTGTATACATTGCGCATAAAATGGCAACATGAAAGATCTGGTGCGAGCTTCCCCAGATATCAAACCTGCCGGGTGCTAAACGCTCCGGAATTCGAAACTGCAGAGGGTCCGTCAGAATGAATCCCTATCTCTTGGGGAATGGAGACACGCGGTGAGGTAAGCGTGCCAGACGTACCGCATACAGGGTGACTCCGGCACCATAGAAGGTAAGCTCGAGTAGATACCATTTCATTCCCGAGTATTGGAGCATATATGTGAGCCCGTATCGCTGGACTCCGTGCAGCAGTGGTATAAACGACGAAGAGCCAAATACAACAAAAGCAGCCGCCTTTACATTCCGCCAGCGCGGCGTTTTAAGTAGAGGATGCGAGATAAGAATACCTGTGATAGTACCCGTGGTTAAGATCTGGAACTCGAAGTCAGTGTCAATCATTGGATTTGTTTGATCGGCTGCTAGAAGGGTGGGAGTGAGCGGTGATAGTCGCTCGGAGAAACTAACAATAGTCCAGTGCAGTTTTTGCAAGCTTGCTTCACAGAAGAACACATAGTAGATGCCGGAAGAGAATGTTCCCACCGTTACAATAACAATACCAAGCAGGTCCATTCCATGCCAGAACATTTCTACACCATGCGAATGGGGTTGCAGCAGGTGATAGAGTGCGCTCAAGACTAAACAGATCTCTGCACACCAGAAGTAAACATTAAACATGGCATAGTCCATGGACGAGACGTTAAGAAATCGAGGGTCTGTAAGGAGCCGCAGGAAGACAGGCGCAATAAGAGGTAGGAGCAGAGCACCGACTAGATGAGTGTAGACATTGCAAGTCTCGTTGTGTAGAAATGTTAGGCTAGCAAAAACCTCTAGATAGTCTGCTTTCTCTGGTCGGTAGCCTCTGAGGATATACTTGTTGTCAAACTGCCATTCAGCAATCTCCTGCCACGTTACGGTTCGTGTTTTGCTAGCCTTTGGCTGCATGTGGTCTATAAGTTCGTTGGTAGCGCTCATGGTGACTTTCGACACCTGCCGTTTCTTGAGTTCTACTTGTGACATGACTCTTCCCCCGAGATGTCTGAGCTGCGCTGACTAACGATGAAGcacaggaggaagaggagatgacGATAATAGAGACGAAGCGAAGGATACCAATACCAGGGACTAGGTTGCTAAATAAAACGTAGGGGAATGGGATAAATGtcacaaaagaagagggagatgcGATGCAATAGTGAGGGACAAAGGCGCGAGGCTCGCAACAAAGGGACTGTCGACGTGTTTCAGCGCAGCGAGAGAGCGGCTCGGAATTATTTATCTAAGGCAACAAGAACCAATCATTACCGGTGTACACAGTACCCTCATATCTGTGCTGTCTTCTACTGCACTGCTAATGAATGCCATTGGGGGGCCAAGCACAACAGGCAAGGGGTGTGGAAAATAGGAATTCTCAAACGACCAGCACACAACTTTCATCTTCGGAtactgtactccgtagtggCGCTATTATCCACTATTTAATTGGTAAAAGAGTGTACAAAGAGTGTACACATTGTCAAATTATATGTGTATCTTCATTTTGCGATCcctgtcctttttttcccgcgCCACTCTGGCAGGGGAATTTTGCATACGCGCCTGTGATCACACGCAAGCAGAAGACATGTATGGCCCCCACCTGTTGCCGCCTCAGCTTTGAGATGGAGGGTTGGCTGCCTTGGGAGCTTGTCAtctatggcgatggcgattcGCTTGTTGGTTCGGCCCCCTGCAGTGCCCTATTTACAGGTACGTGTTTATCCACAATTTACATCTTACtgctaggtaggtacttgcAGTGTAGTTGCGCCTCAATGACCGAGTAACCTGACGTGTCAGAAGGCGTGAGCTGCTGGTATCCGACGGCTGGTAGAAGCGGGCACATGTATCTTCGCACTGAGCTCACCCGGCTCTgggtatgtacatgtatttcgCACCTAGTAGCAGGTTAGCACAGTCCGATATGAGGGAAGGATTTCATTAACACGATACCCAGTGATTACCCAATGGGCTTCCTCTGATCAGCCAAAAGTGCGACGCCTACAACATGTCTCGCAGCCTTACCCAGCACACCCGCTTTGCGTCTTAGTAAATTCTTCGAACCCACCATTTTTGAGTATACAATCATGGATGCAAATGATTCCCAAGGCCTGCTAAAGACCTGGCTTGGATATTTCGTTGGAAGACGACCAGAAAGGTCAGCGCAACCCGCGTCATTGGAATCGCGGAAAAATGAAGCCTGGTTGCGGACGGAGGCATTCCTGCAGCACGAtgccgatgaagatgatgaacccGACCCTGAGCGTACTGCCAGGACGTTGCGCGCATTTGAAGACTATGTTGAATACAACTCTGACGGGGAGTCAGATTCCGTAAGTGCTCCTGATATCCGGCAACACCCAGTCTTTCGGCCTCTCACCCCCTGCCTACTAACATAGAACAGGGCTTATGCTATGATGTGCCGTATCCCAAGCTTCAGGCAATGCGCAGCAAGATCGAGCGTCGACGTCATGGTTCTCATTCCAATCCAAGCACTGTCATTCGCGTTAGTAAACGGAAACGAACAAGTGACGCCCTCATTGAGGAGCTTTCGCACTGGGACATGGAGGCAAAGAAGCGCCGAATTTTAACTCGTGAAGAGCCAAATTCTGGCGACAATCTCGAAGACCCCGATGCTGACTTTGCCGTGCTGATGAGGAGACATCTGGTATCATTGGACAATGCGTTACGGAAACAATGGGTATGTGTTTGCCAGAAGTGCTCAGGGTTGAGCGTCAGACTTTCACTACCACAACAGAAGAAGGATTTCAACGTTGAGACAAGCTTCGAAGTGTTCTTCGGCGTACGATCTCCAGCTGAAACTGCATTGCAAGAAGCCAAAATAACAATCAAGTACGCTTTCTGAAGCTTCGTCTAATGATTTTCACTGACACTTTTCGCGGTAGAGACGTACAGAACAGCAGGGTGAGGAGCGCGTCTGAGCCCGTAGCTAGCGGCGCGCCCGATTTTGCCCACATATGCCAAAGCATTACAGAGTCCCTTGGTCAGCGAAATTGCTTGCACTTGGCTCTTGAGGGTGGGACCTTTCAGAGGCTTCGTCCGCAACCAAAGACCTTTGGTGGTGATCAAATGTCTCGAACGGTATCCTTGACAGCTCTATTCAAGCGTCAGCAAGAATTACGTGGCAGTTCATCTGCTCTGCCACTTAAGGGGAAGCGAATCTTGGCTGTTATACTGGCTACTGCGCTTCTCCCATTCTTGGAGACACCATGGTTGCAGCCCTCCTTCAACCACTCAAACATTCTGTTCGTGGAGCCACTGCAGGATGGAGAACTCCCCGACATCACGAAACCTTTTCTGGCCATGGAACACGTTCCAATCGTCTCAGCCGGCAAGACAGGTACCGGAGCCAGTTCTGATAGCTTCAAACACATGGTTCATCCCAATGCTAGTGTACTAGCGCTAGGCATACTCTTGTGTGAGCTTCACTATTGCACACCTGTGGAGCTGATGCAAAAAGACTCGAATGCGCCCAAGAACGTCAATTCTGATTATTATACCAGTCTTGATATGCTCAAGACTCTAGAAGTTGACGCTGGCATAGATTACTATCTCGCCACGAAGGCATGCCTCCAGTGGGAGTACTTACCCCCGGGACAGCAGGCTGACTTTGAATCTGTCGACGTTCAGCGGCTCTTCTACCAAAACGTTATCAAACGACTCGAGTCTGAGATATTCAAGTCGTGGGGCCTTCGAATAGAGAACTTGGGCTCATTTGATCCTCGACAGAATGAACTCTGCTGGGGGTCCATCGGTCAAGAAGTTGTCCGCCATCAAACAGCCAAGGTTGAACCCCCTGATACAAATAATGGACCACGGGCAATTCCATATCGTTCGATATCTGACGCCGCACCCGTGAGCTACACATCCCTCAAGCCTCAATTTCGCAGACAGCCCGTCGAAACTTCAACGAAGAGTTTGTACTTTTTTGACGCAAGCCACCAGATGGGCTCTGAACAAGAGTGAAGTGTTTCCTATTTGTCATAAAGCTCCGTTGTACTAACGATCTGACAGGAGTCCACTTTCGCAACAATGGATGGACAATCTTTTGGCCTCGATTTATCACTATATCGACCCCTTCGATGCTGTCGATGCTGGGCGCAGAACGTTCCAACCGGTGCGAATAGCGATCTTGGATTCCGGATTTGACCCTCGAAATCCACTTTTGATGACTGCGGACAATCGACTAGATCCTCGAATCAAGGATGCGCGAAGTTTTGTGCAGCAAACAGCCTCACACGACATTCAGGACGAGATCGGGCATGGCACTCATGCTCTTGGGCTCCTACTCAGCGTTGCTACATGCGCTGAGATTTACATCGCCAGAATTGCGCATCGAGAAACTCTGGATCGTAACACTTACGATGACATTGCAAAGGCAAGGCTGGCTCAATGTGagcagattttttttttggattaaGCTAATGCTTTGTATAGGCCATTAATCATGCGGTATCTGAATGGAAAGTGGACATTATATCGATGTCATTCGGAATTCGCGAATATAATGAGCCTATGAAAACGGCCATATCTAATGCATTGCACTGCGATACATTGTTGTTCGCTGCGGCATCGAATGATGGAGCAAATTTTGGCAGAGCTTTCCCAGCTAAATATCCCAGCGTGTTTTGTATACACTCAACCGATGGAAATGGCAATCCCTCTGCATTTAACCCGACAGCAGACGACAAAGACGTTAACTTCAGTCTACTCGGGGAGCAAGTCTCTTCCCACTGGCCAACTGGCAAGAACGGCCACAATGAACCTGTCAAAGCCATGTCAGGAACATCGGTCGCGACACCGATTGCCGCTGGGCTTGCCGCAGCGATTCTGTCCTTTGTCCGGCAGCAGGAACGGCACATCGCTCCTGGAGGTGAGCTGCCGCTGGGGCCACGGCTGAAAAACGTTCAATTAATGAATGAGGTTTTAAAGAGCATGGTAAAGCAGAGGAGAGGGGCAGGCTATGACTACATTACGCCTCACTCACTCTTTGATAGGAAGTCGACAAGGGAGCAGGTTTATGATAAGATCGAGGATATCAAAAGACATTTGTATGACTAGAAGCCTAGTAATAGCCTAATTAATTTCCAACACTGTACATAGTTTACCGAGGTCTTgattgtatttttattaagcggCGCAATAGGCACTGCCGTTCTCAGTCACATTGGAAACGGCTTTCGTGAATCTGAGTTTCGCTTGGACAGAATGATAATTGCGCTTGGCGGATTACCGTTTTACACTGTACAGCGCCATCTCTGCCCTACGTAGAGATCGCCGCGCCTCTCCGCATCTAGGGCCGGGCCGCTAAAGACGGTCTTTTGCTTGTTTATCCGTCGTCGAGTAAAATAGGCTCGGCGTCCGCTAACGGCTGGAAAGCCGCCCTTGTTGTACTCTTGAATCTCTAGCCTCCGTCTTAACTAAAGCCTTTTGACGCGGAATGCAAGTAAACATTTAAATTGACAAATCATCTTATGATTATTTGTGCTTATGTAGTGAGCTTTCAgtttgaattttttttttcttttgtgtaGGCACGTTGCTACATCTACTTAGCAACTGCTGTGCTCTGTGGAGTTAAATTTTTATACTCTTACACCTTTATTAAGCCCTATACCTGGAATttggaaaagagagataaTGGGTTTGAATTTTCGTGAAGGCGCCTTAAGCTACATACATCTGTACAGCGGGCGCTTATGTGGTTTATATTTGTTTTCTTGCGTTGGTTTGAATGTTAGAGTGGCTACTGCATGAATGTAGATGCATTCATCATTTTGTTCAAGTGCTTAATACTTACTACAAGACCACTACAGGACCAAGAGGCTATCTACTGGTAGCTAATTAGCTGCAGGGACTGTGCATAAACGCCCAGACTAAAGACTTGAGGGTCTTTTCAGCTAGTCTCCGCAGTAAGCGGGACTGCGTCGGCTACAGCAATGACGTTCTTCGCTATACAGTATCCGTATCTGGAGGGCATTGCGGTTTTAACGCGGAACTCGCTGGTTGTGGATGAACCAAATCGGATGTTGGATGCAGAAAATACGTCTCTGTAAAGGCGTGGCTCTAATGGTCAGGTTAAGATCTTGGACCTTTCCTTCAGGTTTCCAAAATTCCGAGCTCTTGTTTGCATGACACGTTCCTAGGTTGTCAGCTGTCTTTAGTGGACATTGCTCACTGAACAAAACACAATGATTGTAGGAGCATAGCAGCAACGTGTGGAGTGAAAGGCTGTTTGCATGGACACTGCCTGGTGTGTAGCAATTGCTCGTGCACCCGTCTCCTTACTTTAGTAGGTAGACGGGCCTGGAACGTCTTGCATTCGCGCCCTCCCAGGCCCCCAAAACAACATGGAACGGAAATGCACTTGTACATATTGACTCTGCTGCTCCGAGTTCTAGGACCCTGTCACACGGACTGCCTCCTTGCTCGGCGCATACTGTGCCGCACTGCTACCACACCTTGGCGATCCTTTTATTGTTAGAGCCTCGCGACGGACGTGTCTGTTCGCGAGCGACTTCACGCACGGGCAGGGGCTCTACCCATTTAGTGCTTGACCTTTACTGTAAACTCTCGCGAAGGATCTTTGAATCAAGGCTGACGCCGGTCATGAGCGGGGAAAATGTTTCTAAAAGACGATGGTGGTCGAGGACGTTGGACTGAGAAAGCCGTGGAAGATTACACGAAGCTTGCAAGTCAAATTTGAATGGCCACAGGCATGTTGGTTTCGTTTCGCCCAATGCCATAACGACAAGGCTCTAAGCTGGTCCAGCCGAGCCGCTGCTCAACTGCGTGCCCTTGTCAGGTGGGCGCGGTGTTAACTGGTACATGTATAGTACCTTTTATGCCCGTTACATGTACGTAACCAGTACTGTACACCATACATGTATGTCGAGAACAAAATTAGCAGAGGCTGGGCGTAAATCCGCAATTCGGCAGAACACAAAACACATACTTCATCACATTATTTGACATTTCAAGAGGCCCATGCGACGTTTTTGGTCGCGATCTGCTTGTCCACGGCTTTGAGGAGCCTCTTTCCACGCAAAGACGGGGATCAGCTTCCTGCATATTTGGCGCACTCACAAGGACTCGCCGACCGCCTGTACCGCAGCCTCTCACCATGACAAGTCTGGATCGCATGGAAGATGATGTTGTGGAAGACGTCTTTCTCCAAGAGGGTCTTTGCCCGACCATCGCAGAACACGCAGTACAGTGCAATTCTCTTTTCCGTAAATGCATGGTTCTGCCAGAAATCGTGCCAGACCCTACTATCATGGATGACCAGCTGGCGCGCTTTACACTATGGGCATCAAACATGGACGTTTATGGACCGCCCAATGTTTCGTTGGACTATAGACTCCGGTTCAGTCCCACAGTTGTAGAGATCATACATCAGCTCCTGGATGTCATTTGTGATACGTTGGCATCTTGTAAGTAGTATTTGTCCTGCCAAGTTTGGATAGACTGAATGGTAGGGACTCTATGCTAATGGGAATCTCAACAACAGTGAAGCCAATTAACGAGCCGCCAAAGTCTCCAAGTAGGAAAAGACAACGCACATCACAATACAGCAATGCGGAAGTAACGAGaagagacgacgacgatgcaaGCGATTCGGATAGTTACGAGGATCAAGTAGAGGAGAACATTTCGAAAATCACCGATACAATCGGCGGAACAGTGTCACGGCTCTTTCGCCTATCCAATGCCGTTCGAAAGTCCGCAAAAGCCAACCGGGCTCGCAAAAttgaaaaatataaagacaATGAAGAGGCAAATACTGCTATTAAGGAAATACGTCTCTACACAGAATGCTACATTCGTTTCCGGTTTCCGATGGCGCCGGATTCGCTTCGCACAGCATTGGTCGAAGCCAATGCGCTTCGACTTCGACGGCTGTATTATCAGCGATCTCACCGAAGGCACATCGGATTGAGTGTTCAGAATCCTCAAACTGGCTCACTTGTCGTTCAACCACCCAAGATCAAGAAGAGTGCTCCGGCTATACGTTTTGCCCCGAGCGTGCTATCAAAGTCTGCAACCACCAACAAAATAACGGGACAGGCTGGCCCACCTCCAGTGCCAGTAACGAATGCAACTACGGCTCGACAAACTGCTGTTGGGGATTTTTACGCCAAGTCCACAACTGAGGTTCCTCGGGCTAAATCTGCTTTGGTGAACAAAAGCTTGTCGTTCCCCCCAATACCGCCAACACAAGAATGTCCATACTGCGGCGTCATTTTTGAATCTATGGACATAAGATTGTGGAAGTAAGCAGATGATTATTAATGTTTGTTTTGGATAATAATGTCTAACCTTCCCTAGAAATCATGTAATCGGAGATCTAGAACCTTTCATATGTGTTTTC
Proteins encoded:
- a CDS encoding uncharacterized protein (EggNog:ENOG41), whose product is MGTQLTPEARYRSLPFDVFVLKHWRYEPSRDQDGQQWETLVHRYWKLTPLGRFPYHVEVYNNLDNPISSVTPSSDEISRCLAPFQTTQERIICADAHITRWKPVFVRTCYREDLNEALSQVMQRIPLLVDTQPMSVIEDAEDWDWRQKQKSPTGELPEDSLEKADRDDCTLLYMADEEALLEGLVKIKGIGLHG
- a CDS encoding uncharacterized protein (TransMembrane:5 (o64-86i98-117o137-157i227-249o261-278i)), giving the protein MSATNELIDHMQPKASKTRTVTWQEIAEWQFDNKYILRGYRPEKADYLEVFASLTFLHNETCNVYTHLVGALLLPLIAPVFLRLLTDPRFLNVSSMDYAMFNVYFWCAEICLVLSALYHLLQPHSHGVEMFWHGMDLLGIVIVTVGTFSSGIYYVFFCEASLQKLHWTIVSFSERLSPLTPTLLAADQTNPMIDTDFEFQILTTGTITGILISHPLLKTPRWRNVKAAAFVVFGSSSFIPLLHGVQRYGLTYMLQYSGMKWYLLELTFYGAGVTLYAVRLARLPHRVSPFPKR
- a CDS encoding uncharacterized protein (MEROPS:MER0000313~EggNog:ENOG41) codes for the protein MDANDSQGLLKTWLGYFVGRRPERSAQPASLESRKNEAWLRTEAFLQHDADEDDEPDPERTARTLRAFEDYVEYNSDGESDSGLCYDVPYPKLQAMRSKIERRRHGSHSNPSTVIRVSKRKRTSDALIEELSHWDMEAKKRRILTREEPNSGDNLEDPDADFAVLMRRHLVSLDNALRKQWVCVCQKCSGLSVRLSLPQQKKDFNVETSFEVFFGVRSPAETALQEAKITIKDVQNSRVRSASEPVASGAPDFAHICQSITESLGQRNCLHLALEGGTFQRLRPQPKTFGGDQMSRTVSLTALFKRQQELRGSSSALPLKGKRILAVILATALLPFLETPWLQPSFNHSNILFVEPLQDGELPDITKPFLAMEHVPIVSAGKTGTGASSDSFKHMVHPNASVLALGILLCELHYCTPVELMQKDSNAPKNVNSDYYTSLDMLKTLEVDAGIDYYLATKACLQWEYLPPGQQADFESVDVQRLFYQNVIKRLESEIFKSWGLRIENLGSFDPRQNELCWGSIGQEVVRHQTAKVEPPDTNNGPRAIPYRSISDAAPVSYTSLKPQFRRQPVETSTKSLYFFDASHQMGSEQESPLSQQWMDNLLASIYHYIDPFDAVDAGRRTFQPVRIAILDSGFDPRNPLLMTADNRLDPRIKDARSFVQQTASHDIQDEIGHGTHALGLLLSVATCAEIYIARIAHRETLDRNTYDDIAKARLAQLDIISMSFGIREYNEPMKTAISNALHCDTLLFAAASNDGANFGRAFPAKYPSVFCIHSTDGNGNPSAFNPTADDKDVNFSLLGEQVSSHWPTGKNGHNEPVKAMSGTSVATPIAAGLAAAILSFVRQQERHIAPGGELPLGPRLKNVQLMNEVLKSMVKQRRGAGYDYITPHSLFDRKSTREQVYDKIEDIKRHLYD